The genomic DNA GCCATCATCACTGTTACTTTCTGCTGCAGCGTTAGGAGCGGTTTTACGATTAGGTTTTACTAATGGGTTCTCACGAATATCATCATCTCTTTGGATACGCATCAGTACATTCTTCGAGAAGACCAGTAAAATTTGTTCTTGTTGAATATCTTCACCACCTGGTTTGATGTAGCGAATATAATACCACTTTGACGAGTCAAACTGGTCGATTAGCATCGGAGAACCGAGAATAAAAATGACTTGCTCCTGTGACATGCCTATTTCTAGTTGTGAAATTTTTTCTTCTTCAATGTAGTTACCCTGGGTGACATCAATTTGGTAAACAAAGGTATCGTAAAGAAATGAGCAACCTGATAATGAAAAGGTTAAAAAGAGGGCACTGGCTATTTTTTGTATTGGCATTTTGTATTGACACTTTTTTAGCAATAAGGCTACAACGCATGCTGACATGCGGGAATGAGTTTGAATAATACCCAAGCTAACCACGCTTGTAAAAAGTAAAGTTGAATAATCAGAGCAAGTTTCACTTTTACTCCGTTATTTGGTAGTAATTTACGTTAATCCAGTGTTAAAAAACGCTTTCAGCTTCCACTCAAGCGCAAATTTCCGTAGAATTCCTGCTTTGTGCTATCCATTTTAAACTTGTGTTGTGAATTTATCGAATGTCTCTCTTTGCTTTAGGAATTAATCATCAATCAGCTTCAGTTGACCTGCGTGAGAAAGTCGCTTTTGGTCCTGAGTCTTTACTTGATGCTTACCAACAATTGTTAGCACAAGACAATGTATTAGAAGCGGTGATCGTATCAACTTGCAATCGCACTGAAATCTATTGCCATGTTGAACAACAGAGTTGTCAGAGTGTGGTGGATTGGTTCTGTGAATTTCATCAAATAGCGCACAGTGAGTTAACCAAAAGCCTTTATTGTTACCATGATCAGCAAGCAATTCAACACCTGTTTAGAGTGTCTTGTGGTTTAGACTCATTAGTATTGGGTGAACCACAAATATTAGGCCAAATAAAACAAGCCTTTGCGACAGCAGGGCAGGCAAATAGTGTTAATAAACTCTTACACCGTTGGTTTCAACACGCATTCACGGTGGCTAAACGAGTTCGTACTGAAACTCAAATTGGTGCTAATGCTATCTCGGTTGCTTTTGCCGCTGTATGTTTAGCGAAACAAATTTTTAGCGATTTAAGTCAAAGCCGTGTATTGCTTATTGGGGCAGGTGAAACGATTGAACTTGTGGGTAAATATTTAGTTGAGCACGATGTGCCTAATATTACCATTGCTAACCGTACTTTATCCCGTGCGATGGGGTTGGTTGAGCAGTTTGATGCCCAGGCTATTACACTAGAAGAGATACCAGTTCATCTATTTGAAGCAGATATTATTATCTCTTCAACAGCGAGCCCGTTGCCTATTATTGGTAAGGGAATGGTTGAAAGTGCGTTAAAAGCTCGTCGTCACCAACCGATGCTATTTATCGACATTGCTGTACCACGTGATATTGAAGCACAGGTCGAAGAGTTGCGTGATGCTTATTTGTATAGTGTTGACGACTTACATGGCATCATAGAAGAGAACAAACAAGCACGCCAAGAAGCAGCCATTGAAGCTGAAAAAATTATTGAAAATTGCGTTAAAGACTTTTGCCACTGGTTGGAGTCATTAAAGGCGGTCGAAAGCATCCGTACTTATCGCAGTAATAGTGAGCAAGTGCGTGATCAGTTATTACATCGTGCAATGAGCGCAATCGCTAATGGAACAGAAGCAGACAAGGTGCTCAAAGAGCTTGCCTTTAAACTAACGAATAAACTAATTCATCACCCGAGTCAGGCATTAACACAAGTTAGCCGTAGCGGTGATGATAACGAATTACAAATATTGCGTTCAGCACTCGGTCTGAACGAGGAAGAGAAGAGAAATCTATGAAAGCATCAATTATTGCAAAACTGGAAGGGTTAGTTGAACGTTATGAGGAAGTTCAAGCAATGCTTGGCGACCCTGATACGATGGGCGATCAGAATAAATATCGTGAATTAACAAAAGAGTATTCTCAGCTCGAAGTTGTAGTGCTTTGCTTCCAAGCATATCAAGGTAGTCTTGAAGATTTAGAGGCTGCCCAAATGATGCTTGAGGATGATGATCCTGAAATGAAAGAGATGGCCGTTGAAGAGGTTAAGGAAGCTAAAGCAAATGTAGCTAAACTATCTGACGACTTACAAATCTTGTTACTACCTAAAGATCCTAACGATGATCGTAACTGCTATATCGAAATTCGTGCCGGTGCGGGGGGGGATGAAGCTGCTATTTTTGCGGGTAATCTATTCCGCATGTACAGTAAATACATCGATACTAAAAAATGGCGCCTTGAATTAATGAACAGCAATGTTAGTGAGCAAGGTGGTTACAAAGAGGTTGTCGCTAAAATTGAAGGTGAAGGTGCCTACGGTATTATGAAGTTTGAGTCTGGTGGTCACCGTGTACAACGTGTTCCAGAAACTGAATCACAGGGGCGTATTCATACCTCTGCTTGTACCGTTGTTGTTATGCCTGAAATTCCAGAAGCAGAAGCTATCTCAATTAATCCAGCTGATCTAAAAGTCGATACTTTCCGTGCATCGGGCGCGGGTGGTCAGCACGTTAATAAAACCGATTCTGCAATTCGTATTACTCATATTCCAACGGGGACAGTTGTTGAATGTCAAGACCAGCGTTCACAACATAAAAACCGAGCACAGGCGATGTCTGTTCTACAGGCGCGTTTACAACAAGCTGAAGATGAAAAAAATCAAAGTGAAGAGCAGGATATTCGCCGTAGCTTAGTTGCAAGTGGTGACCGAAGTGAACGTATTCGCACTTATAACTACCCGCAAGGTCGAGTGAGTGATCACCGTATTAACTTGACGTTATACCGTCTAAATGAAATTTTAGAGGGAGAGTTAGATGCGCTTCTCGATCCAATTTTACTTGAAGATCAAGCTGATAAATTAGCGGCTCTTGCACAGGGTGATTTTTAATTGCGTATCGATGATGCACTAGTGTGGGCACAGTTTCTGTTATCGGGGAGTGGTTCACCTCGACTTGATGCAGAGGTATTACTGGCGCATGTGTTAGA from Psychromonas sp. psych-6C06 includes the following:
- the prfA gene encoding peptide chain release factor 1, with translation MKASIIAKLEGLVERYEEVQAMLGDPDTMGDQNKYRELTKEYSQLEVVVLCFQAYQGSLEDLEAAQMMLEDDDPEMKEMAVEEVKEAKANVAKLSDDLQILLLPKDPNDDRNCYIEIRAGAGGDEAAIFAGNLFRMYSKYIDTKKWRLELMNSNVSEQGGYKEVVAKIEGEGAYGIMKFESGGHRVQRVPETESQGRIHTSACTVVVMPEIPEAEAISINPADLKVDTFRASGAGGQHVNKTDSAIRITHIPTGTVVECQDQRSQHKNRAQAMSVLQARLQQAEDEKNQSEEQDIRRSLVASGDRSERIRTYNYPQGRVSDHRINLTLYRLNEILEGELDALLDPILLEDQADKLAALAQGDF
- a CDS encoding outer membrane protein assembly factor BamE, coding for MPIQKIASALFLTFSLSGCSFLYDTFVYQIDVTQGNYIEEEKISQLEIGMSQEQVIFILGSPMLIDQFDSSKWYYIRYIKPGGEDIQQEQILLVFSKNVLMRIQRDDDIRENPLVKPNRKTAPNAAAESNSDDGTPVTDNAAPIIN
- the hemA gene encoding glutamyl-tRNA reductase, which produces MSLFALGINHQSASVDLREKVAFGPESLLDAYQQLLAQDNVLEAVIVSTCNRTEIYCHVEQQSCQSVVDWFCEFHQIAHSELTKSLYCYHDQQAIQHLFRVSCGLDSLVLGEPQILGQIKQAFATAGQANSVNKLLHRWFQHAFTVAKRVRTETQIGANAISVAFAAVCLAKQIFSDLSQSRVLLIGAGETIELVGKYLVEHDVPNITIANRTLSRAMGLVEQFDAQAITLEEIPVHLFEADIIISSTASPLPIIGKGMVESALKARRHQPMLFIDIAVPRDIEAQVEELRDAYLYSVDDLHGIIEENKQARQEAAIEAEKIIENCVKDFCHWLESLKAVESIRTYRSNSEQVRDQLLHRAMSAIANGTEADKVLKELAFKLTNKLIHHPSQALTQVSRSGDDNELQILRSALGLNEEEKRNL